Proteins from a genomic interval of Parafrankia irregularis:
- the groL gene encoding chaperonin GroEL (60 kDa chaperone family; promotes refolding of misfolded polypeptides especially under stressful conditions; forms two stacked rings of heptamers to form a barrel-shaped 14mer; ends can be capped by GroES; misfolded proteins enter the barrel where they are refolded when GroES binds) produces the protein MSKMIAFDEAARRGLERGMNQLADAVKVTLGPKGRNVVLDNKFGVPTVTNDGVSIAREIELENPYEKIGAELVKEVAKKTNDVAGDGTTTATILAQALVREGLRNVAAGANPLALKKGIEAAAECVAQELGRMAKDVETKEQIASTASISAGDPAIGSMIAEAMDKVGKEGVITVEESNTFGLELELTEGMRFDKGYISPYFVTDTDRMETVYDDPYILLTSARIAAVKELLPILEKVSQAGRPLVIIADDVEGEALATLVVNKIRGTFKSVAVKAPGFAERRKAQVADIAILTGGQVVTEDLGLKLESATLDVLGRARRVVVTADETTIVDGAGDPEQIAGRVNQIRNEIELADRDFDREKLQERLAKLAGGVAVIKVGAATEVELKEKKHRIEDAVSNAKAAVEEGIVAGGGVALLQASTSAFEKLELTGDEATGAGIVRLALEAPIKQIAFNSGFEGGVVVEKVRNLPTGHGLNAATGDYVDMVAAGIIDPVKVTRSALQNAASITGLFLTVEVVVAITPEDAAADAAAVDAAAMGQMGGMGF, from the coding sequence ATGTCGAAGATGATCGCGTTTGACGAGGCGGCGCGGCGCGGCCTGGAGCGCGGCATGAACCAGCTGGCCGACGCGGTGAAGGTCACGCTCGGCCCCAAGGGGCGCAACGTCGTCCTGGACAACAAGTTCGGCGTTCCCACCGTCACGAACGACGGTGTGAGTATCGCCCGTGAGATCGAGCTCGAGAACCCGTACGAGAAGATCGGCGCGGAGCTCGTCAAGGAAGTGGCGAAGAAGACCAACGACGTCGCGGGTGACGGCACCACCACCGCGACGATCCTGGCGCAGGCGCTGGTGCGCGAGGGTCTGCGCAACGTCGCGGCCGGCGCGAACCCGCTCGCGCTGAAGAAGGGCATCGAGGCCGCCGCCGAGTGCGTGGCTCAGGAGCTCGGGCGCATGGCGAAGGACGTCGAGACCAAGGAGCAGATCGCCTCCACCGCCTCCATCTCCGCCGGTGACCCGGCCATCGGCAGCATGATCGCCGAGGCGATGGACAAGGTCGGCAAGGAAGGCGTCATCACCGTCGAGGAGAGCAACACCTTCGGCCTGGAGCTTGAGCTCACCGAGGGCATGCGCTTCGACAAGGGCTACATCTCGCCGTACTTCGTCACGGACACCGACCGCATGGAGACCGTCTACGACGACCCGTACATCCTGCTCACCAGCGCCCGGATCGCGGCGGTCAAGGAGCTGCTGCCGATCCTGGAGAAGGTCTCACAGGCCGGCCGGCCGCTGGTCATCATCGCCGACGACGTCGAGGGCGAGGCGCTGGCGACCCTGGTCGTGAACAAGATCCGCGGCACGTTCAAGAGCGTCGCGGTGAAGGCGCCGGGCTTCGCCGAGCGCCGCAAGGCCCAGGTGGCGGACATCGCGATCCTCACCGGCGGTCAGGTCGTCACCGAGGACCTCGGCCTGAAGCTGGAGAGTGCCACGCTGGACGTGCTGGGCCGGGCCCGCCGGGTCGTCGTCACCGCCGACGAGACCACCATCGTGGACGGAGCCGGCGACCCGGAGCAGATCGCGGGGCGGGTCAACCAGATCCGCAACGAGATCGAGCTGGCCGACCGCGACTTCGACCGGGAGAAGCTGCAGGAGCGGCTGGCGAAGCTCGCCGGCGGTGTCGCGGTCATCAAGGTCGGCGCGGCCACCGAGGTCGAGCTCAAGGAGAAGAAGCACCGCATCGAGGACGCCGTCTCGAACGCGAAGGCCGCGGTCGAGGAGGGCATCGTCGCCGGCGGTGGCGTCGCTCTCCTGCAGGCGTCCACCAGCGCCTTCGAGAAGCTCGAGCTCACCGGCGACGAGGCGACCGGGGCGGGCATCGTCCGGCTCGCGCTGGAGGCGCCGATCAAGCAGATCGCGTTCAACAGCGGCTTCGAGGGTGGCGTCGTGGTCGAGAAGGTGCGCAACCTCCCGACCGGCCACGGGCTGAACGCGGCCACCGGCGACTACGTCGACATGGTCGCCGCCGGCATCATCGACCCGGTCAAGGTCACCCGCTCGGCGCTGCAGAACGCCGCGTCGATCACGGGCCTTTTCCTCACCGTCGAGGTCGTCGTGGCGATCACTCCGGAGGACGCGGCGGCCGACGCGGCCGCCGTCGACGCGGCCGCCATGGGCCAGATGGGCGGGATGGGCTTCTGA
- a CDS encoding DUF4334 domain-containing protein yields the protein MKLTSSAAAILELIRTGANESAEPLLALFDELDPVPATFMYGRWRGGLLTADRELGVLLTRMKWYGRHFTDAEHADPLLCRRSDGTLYSFAGLGLARLRELSFRGKVSAAMIYDDQPMIDVFRKISENVVLGVTDTKGRPTDFFFHLTRD from the coding sequence ATGAAACTGACGAGCAGTGCGGCAGCCATCCTGGAGCTCATCAGGACAGGCGCGAACGAGTCGGCGGAACCGCTGCTGGCGTTGTTCGACGAACTCGATCCGGTACCAGCGACGTTCATGTATGGCCGCTGGCGCGGCGGCCTGCTCACCGCGGATCGCGAGCTGGGCGTACTGCTTACCCGGATGAAGTGGTACGGCCGACATTTCACTGACGCGGAGCACGCCGACCCGCTGTTATGCCGCCGCAGCGACGGCACCCTCTACTCGTTCGCCGGGCTGGGCCTGGCCCGCCTGCGGGAACTGAGCTTCCGCGGCAAGGTCTCCGCGGCGATGATCTACGACGACCAGCCGATGATCGATGTCTTCCGGAAGATCTCCGAGAACGTGGTGCTGGGCGTCACGGACACCAAGGGCCGCCCCACCGACTTCTTCTTCCACCTCACCCGCGACTGA
- a CDS encoding aldehyde dehydrogenase family protein, with protein sequence MTTTADQPAVLVTHHPATGADAASYPVAAPADVRAAVEAARGAGEWWRSIGWKRRRAHLSALRLAMVREVDTLAGIIRAETGKPFDDAVLEIMLAVEHLDWAARNARAVLRPRKVRTGLLAANQKAILEYAPFGVVGVIGPWNYPLYTPMGSISYALAAGNAVVFKPSEYTPGVGRWLADTWAKLLPAQPVLQVVTGFGETGAALCEAGVDKIAFTGSTATGKRVMAACARTLTPVVIEAGGKDALIVAADADLDAAAKAAIFGGMGNSGQTCAGVERVFVVDTVYDDFVSRVTALASRVRPGDGEGDHYGPITMPAQVDIIRSHISDALGRGGRALVGGLDAVNAPFVAPVVLVDVPSDSLAAREETFGPTLVIDKVADLDEAVRRANDSRFGLAASVFTRNRRSGLDVARRLRTGAASVNSVLGFASIPALPFGGVGDSGFGRIHGADGLREFSRPKAITSVRFASPVDLMTLERSPKAVPSALRMFRLRHGRR encoded by the coding sequence ATGACCACCACGGCCGATCAGCCTGCTGTCTTAGTGACGCATCATCCGGCCACCGGTGCGGATGCCGCGTCCTATCCGGTCGCGGCGCCCGCCGACGTGCGCGCCGCGGTGGAGGCCGCCCGCGGCGCGGGCGAATGGTGGCGTTCCATCGGCTGGAAGCGCCGCCGCGCGCACCTGTCGGCGCTGCGCCTGGCGATGGTCCGTGAGGTCGACACCCTGGCCGGGATCATCCGCGCCGAGACCGGCAAGCCGTTCGACGACGCGGTGCTCGAGATCATGCTGGCCGTCGAGCACCTGGACTGGGCCGCCCGCAACGCCCGCGCGGTGCTGCGTCCCCGCAAGGTGCGCACGGGGCTGCTGGCCGCCAACCAGAAGGCCATCCTCGAATACGCGCCGTTCGGGGTCGTCGGGGTCATCGGTCCCTGGAACTACCCGCTCTACACGCCGATGGGCTCGATCTCCTACGCCCTGGCGGCGGGTAACGCGGTGGTCTTCAAGCCCAGCGAGTACACCCCGGGTGTCGGGCGCTGGCTCGCCGACACGTGGGCGAAGCTGCTGCCCGCGCAGCCGGTGCTGCAGGTTGTCACCGGGTTCGGCGAGACGGGCGCCGCGCTGTGCGAGGCCGGCGTCGACAAGATCGCCTTCACCGGCTCGACGGCCACCGGCAAGCGGGTCATGGCCGCCTGCGCGCGCACCCTCACCCCGGTGGTGATCGAGGCGGGCGGCAAGGACGCGCTGATCGTCGCGGCCGACGCCGACCTCGACGCCGCGGCGAAGGCGGCGATCTTCGGCGGGATGGGCAACTCCGGCCAGACCTGCGCCGGAGTCGAGCGGGTCTTCGTCGTCGACACCGTGTACGACGACTTCGTCTCCCGGGTCACCGCCCTCGCCTCCCGGGTGCGCCCCGGCGACGGCGAGGGTGACCACTACGGACCGATCACGATGCCCGCCCAGGTGGACATCATCCGCTCCCACATCTCCGACGCGCTGGGGCGCGGGGGGCGGGCCCTGGTCGGCGGGCTGGACGCGGTGAACGCGCCGTTCGTGGCGCCGGTGGTGCTTGTCGACGTGCCGTCCGACAGCCTCGCCGCGCGGGAGGAGACGTTCGGGCCGACCCTGGTCATCGACAAGGTCGCGGACCTCGACGAGGCCGTCCGCCGGGCGAACGACTCCCGCTTCGGGCTTGCCGCCTCGGTGTTCACCCGCAACCGCCGCAGTGGGCTCGACGTGGCGCGCCGGCTGCGCACCGGGGCCGCCTCCGTCAACAGCGTGCTCGGGTTCGCCTCGATCCCGGCGCTGCCCTTCGGTGGTGTCGGCGACTCCGGGTTCGGCCGCATCCACGGTGCGGACGGCCTGCGGGAGTTCAGCCGGCCGAAGGCGATCACGAGCGTTCGCTTCGCGAGCCCCGTGGATCTGATGACACTGGAGCGTTCACCGAAGGCGGTGCCGAGCGCGCTGCGGATGTTCCGGCTGCGGCACGGGCGCCGGTGA
- a CDS encoding GntR family transcriptional regulator translates to MTRPAGTPRTRRGTPLPRAPQLADEVAAHLRDLIMSGEIWPGQYIRLDDVARELGVSVTPVREALVRLRSEDMVELEPRRGYVVTPLSQQDVRDLFNLQGHIAGELAARAATTIDPPHLTQLRDIQQALRNAVETENVDQIEQLEFEFHRVINRLAHARKLSWFLHTANRYTPARFYSTDQAWRADMLQRHDALLTALENKNTEEARAITVRHFTDGADRLINHLAKLGMW, encoded by the coding sequence ATGACCAGGCCAGCCGGAACACCACGCACCCGCCGCGGCACCCCGCTGCCGCGAGCACCCCAACTCGCCGACGAGGTCGCCGCCCACCTGCGCGACCTCATCATGTCCGGCGAGATCTGGCCCGGCCAGTACATCCGCCTCGACGACGTCGCCCGCGAACTCGGCGTCAGCGTCACCCCCGTCCGCGAAGCCCTCGTACGCCTGCGCAGCGAGGACATGGTCGAACTCGAACCCCGCCGCGGCTACGTCGTCACCCCCCTGTCCCAACAGGACGTCCGCGACCTGTTCAACCTCCAGGGCCACATCGCCGGCGAACTCGCCGCCCGCGCGGCCACCACCATCGACCCCCCACACCTCACCCAGCTCCGCGACATCCAACAAGCACTCCGCAACGCCGTGGAAACCGAGAACGTCGACCAGATAGAACAACTCGAGTTCGAGTTCCACCGCGTCATCAACCGGCTCGCCCACGCCCGCAAACTCTCCTGGTTCCTCCACACCGCCAACCGCTACACACCCGCCCGCTTCTACTCCACCGACCAGGCCTGGCGCGCCGACATGCTCCAACGCCACGACGCCCTGCTCACCGCACTCGAGAACAAGAACACCGAAGAAGCCCGCGCCATCACCGTCCGCCACTTCACCGACGGCGCCGACCGCCTCATCAACCACCTCGCCAAACTCGGCATGTGGTGA